TATGCCTTTCCTTGAGCGACGGTGCCCAATGGAGGGGGCTTGGACAATTATACGGAAAAGATGTAGAGGGTGAAGCGGTTTTTACCACAGCCATGAGCGGTTACCCTCAGTCCATTACGGACCCTTCTTATGTCGGCCAGATCCTGGTGTTCGCCTTTCCCCCCGTGGGGATTTACGGCGTGGATCACCCACTTGAGAGCGAGCGCCCGCAGCCGCGGGCTGTGGTGGTGGGGACGCTTCGGGAGGCACCGGAAGGCTTAAGCCTATCTCGGTGGCTTGAGGAGCACAATACGCCCCTGATAACGGAAGTCGATACGCGCTCTCTCGTCCGACACCTGAGAGAGCGCGGTACTGCCATGGGGCGAATATCGCGTGATGGCGAGGCTCCTCGGACTTCAGAGCTCCCTCCGCTGGTTTCTGAGGTCTCTGCGAAGGAGGCGGCTGTATGGGAGGGAGATGGCCCCACGGTCGCCGTAATGGATTACGGCGCGAAGATGGGCATCATTAGGGAGCTCGTCAAGCGAGGATGCCGCGTGGTGCGCCTGCCCCATAACTGTGACCCAAAAAGCGTCTTGGCCTTCGACCCGGCTGGCGTGATCTTGAGCAACGGTCCCGGCGACCCCTCTAAGCTGCGCACCGAAATCTCGGTCGTAAAGGATCTCTTGGGGAGCGTCCCAATCATGGGCATATGCCTGGGGAATCAGCTCTTGGCCCTGGCGTGCGGCGCGCGGACCGAGAAGCTTCCCTACGGGCACAGGGGGGCGAACCATCCGGTGTGCGAGATCTCATCCGGCAGGGGGTTCGTGACGAGCCAAAACCACGGTTACGCCATCGTGGAGGAAAGCCTTCATAACACAGGTCTGGTTGTGACTTATCGCCAC
This genomic stretch from Acetomicrobium sp. S15 = DSM 107314 harbors:
- a CDS encoding carbamoyl phosphate synthase small subunit: MEEVCLSLSDGAQWRGLGQLYGKDVEGEAVFTTAMSGYPQSITDPSYVGQILVFAFPPVGIYGVDHPLESERPQPRAVVVGTLREAPEGLSLSRWLEEHNTPLITEVDTRSLVRHLRERGTAMGRISRDGEAPRTSELPPLVSEVSAKEAAVWEGDGPTVAVMDYGAKMGIIRELVKRGCRVVRLPHNCDPKSVLAFDPAGVILSNGPGDPSKLRTEISVVKDLLGSVPIMGICLGNQLLALACGARTEKLPYGHRGANHPVCEISSGRGFVTSQNHGYAIVEESLHNTGLVVTYRHLSDGSVEGVSHREFPAWGVQFHPEACPGPRDVNFLFDRFVDSLKGAAYNVR